One stretch of Candidatus Nitrosotenuis cloacae DNA includes these proteins:
- a CDS encoding AAA family ATPase — protein sequence MEASQLVSHSFGSAPKYTEIKAGLPEDHQSIKTIRDLLQINYKLVPAKEQLRQNLINTMKMGGDKYPGILGYDDDVVPALDRAILSCHDVFLIGQIGQAKTRLVEVIAKNLLSPIPVIDGSITNDTPMDLPASDLISLLDGQEPTCTTPTFHISPESAKKIQDHKLDTKISWIEGAQRFRYVLATPDISVKDLVGYIDAIKVAKKGVEMFKVDSYSPGQLLQAKHGIFCIDELPVLDPRKQVALLSVLQEGKYTTGSYPVVFEPKTVFFATANPIDYTHSGKIIEPLYDRLKSHIHTHYPKTISDEMRIILQEAKVANCMIPVFVLKTLARLVHKARANPEINQAKGVSVRFGIHGLELLVGESERTRSISHKLIPVPRHSDMYCLGQIAKFELSEIDDTLENRRKVFESILNDSIKETTLEYVQAIPQETLDAIKQEFSGKTFQVSQGMVWQNGSASYSNQLLGFANLSKIIQFQSEKMLQEQSGLAGKIPNQNITLDQKTDSEFRSAVLEIVLDGLYYLTPKIIDKKDTGYVAA from the coding sequence TTGGAAGCATCGCAACTGGTCTCACATTCGTTTGGCTCTGCGCCAAAGTATACTGAGATCAAGGCCGGACTACCGGAGGACCATCAATCAATTAAGACAATTAGGGATCTGCTCCAAATCAACTACAAACTCGTGCCTGCAAAAGAGCAGCTAAGACAAAACCTGATTAACACAATGAAGATGGGCGGAGACAAATATCCTGGAATACTGGGTTATGATGACGACGTTGTTCCTGCATTGGATAGAGCGATTCTTTCATGCCATGATGTGTTTTTGATTGGGCAGATCGGTCAGGCAAAGACCCGACTAGTTGAAGTGATTGCAAAAAACCTCTTATCGCCAATTCCAGTGATTGATGGCTCTATTACAAATGATACTCCGATGGATCTTCCAGCATCTGATCTTATCTCACTATTAGATGGACAAGAGCCTACGTGTACAACACCTACATTTCATATCAGCCCAGAGAGTGCAAAAAAAATCCAAGACCACAAGCTAGACACCAAGATATCTTGGATTGAGGGTGCCCAAAGATTCCGCTATGTATTGGCAACACCTGACATCTCTGTCAAGGACTTGGTTGGATATATCGACGCAATTAAAGTAGCAAAGAAAGGAGTTGAAATGTTCAAAGTCGACTCGTACTCTCCAGGACAATTACTGCAGGCAAAGCATGGCATATTCTGCATTGATGAGCTGCCAGTACTGGACCCAAGAAAACAGGTTGCACTATTATCAGTACTACAAGAGGGAAAATACACCACAGGTTCATACCCTGTAGTCTTTGAGCCAAAAACCGTATTCTTTGCAACAGCAAACCCAATTGACTATACCCATTCGGGCAAAATCATCGAGCCGCTATACGACCGACTAAAATCACATATCCATACTCACTATCCAAAGACCATCTCCGATGAGATGCGCATCATACTGCAAGAGGCAAAAGTTGCAAACTGCATGATTCCTGTATTTGTCCTAAAAACTCTGGCAAGACTTGTACACAAGGCTCGCGCAAATCCTGAGATCAATCAGGCAAAGGGTGTTAGCGTAAGATTTGGAATACATGGTCTGGAATTACTGGTTGGAGAATCAGAGAGAACACGCTCAATATCACACAAGCTAATTCCAGTGCCTCGCCACTCTGATATGTACTGCTTGGGGCAGATTGCAAAATTTGAGCTATCGGAAATAGATGACACCTTGGAAAATCGCCGCAAAGTATTCGAGTCAATTTTGAATGATTCCATCAAAGAGACTACACTGGAATACGTACAGGCCATTCCACAAGAAACACTGGATGCAATAAAGCAAGAGTTCTCTGGCAAGACATTCCAAGTATCACAGGGAATGGTTTGGCAGAACGGATCCGCATCATATTCCAACCAGCTTCTGGGATTTGCCAATCTGTCCAAAATCATACAATTTCAATCAGAGAAAATGCTCCAAGAACAGTCAGGCCTCGCAGGCAAAATTCCAAACCAAAACATCACACTAGACCAAAAGACCGACTCTGAGTTTAGATCGGCAGTCTTGGAAATAGTTCTGGATGGACTGTATTATCTTACCCCAAAGATCATCGACAAAAAAGACACAGGCTATGTTGCAGCATAA
- a CDS encoding VWA domain-containing protein: MLQHNLKNFVYQSSTEEKQNKTPKEGLDQNTIEKLMQSLAKQSMREKAPSLEELESILQGEIKESSTEQTQTESDSVPQSDDTKSITKYLMEHGYLKDEKNWLAKKGFFAIGNQILRDLLNQLKPGEFGLHETKSIGVGTTILDTTKKFELGGDLKLLNVSSSLLNTIQRLSKQAKSLEFPLDLDVDDYEEYETTEDVSAAIVYCIDLSSTMKSSLDSSGMSRIEAAKRALWSLYVLNNRFFPNDSISIVGFASMASLIDPLDIPFLKTYDANDEFLHYTNYQAAFRLAKKILQRTSAKNKRIVMITDGQPSACFVDNDSQKESILSEKPYSNFYVPNDSLLSKIRSERNLKIDQNLGTQVYLCYRYKKVDPKVDERTVSEAKKCIRENIQIDSIVVSEEMELLEYVQQMEKALQGKTYHINQNNMDRVLVIDYLYNTKKILGSKN; the protein is encoded by the coding sequence ATGTTGCAGCATAATCTCAAGAATTTCGTATACCAGTCCAGCACCGAGGAAAAACAAAATAAAACACCAAAGGAAGGATTAGACCAAAACACAATTGAAAAACTAATGCAAAGTCTTGCAAAACAGTCCATGCGGGAAAAAGCACCAAGCCTTGAAGAACTGGAATCTATCTTGCAAGGTGAGATCAAAGAATCCAGCACGGAGCAAACCCAAACCGAATCCGATTCTGTACCTCAAAGCGATGACACAAAATCCATCACGAAATATCTGATGGAACATGGATATCTCAAGGACGAAAAAAACTGGCTTGCAAAAAAGGGATTTTTTGCAATAGGCAACCAAATTCTGCGAGATCTGCTAAATCAGCTAAAGCCAGGCGAATTTGGCCTGCATGAGACTAAATCCATAGGTGTTGGCACCACAATACTGGATACTACAAAAAAGTTTGAGCTTGGTGGAGACCTAAAACTCCTAAATGTATCATCAAGCCTACTAAATACGATTCAACGGCTCAGCAAACAGGCAAAGTCACTCGAGTTCCCACTAGATCTGGATGTTGATGACTATGAGGAATATGAAACCACGGAGGATGTCTCTGCGGCCATCGTATATTGTATTGATTTGAGCTCTACAATGAAATCCTCTTTGGATAGTTCTGGCATGAGCAGAATCGAGGCGGCCAAGCGCGCACTGTGGAGTCTTTATGTTTTGAACAATCGATTTTTCCCAAATGATTCCATCAGTATAGTTGGCTTTGCATCAATGGCATCACTGATAGATCCGCTTGACATTCCGTTTTTGAAAACATATGATGCAAACGATGAATTCCTTCACTATACAAACTATCAGGCAGCGTTTCGCCTAGCAAAAAAAATCTTACAAAGAACTAGTGCAAAAAACAAAAGAATCGTAATGATAACCGATGGGCAGCCAAGTGCATGCTTTGTTGATAATGACTCTCAAAAAGAGTCCATTCTATCTGAAAAGCCATACTCAAACTTTTACGTTCCAAATGATTCACTACTATCAAAAATAAGATCAGAGCGCAACCTCAAGATCGACCAAAACCTGGGCACTCAGGTCTATCTTTGTTATAGATACAAAAAAGTCGACCCCAAAGTAGATGAAAGAACCGTATCTGAGGCAAAAAAATGCATCCGTGAAAACATCCAAATCGACTCTATTGTGGTTAGCGAGGAAATGGAATTATTGGAATATGTGCAGCAAATGGAAAAAGCCTTACAGGGAAAGACATACCACATAAACCAAAACAACATGGACCGGGTCTTGGTAATTGACTATCTTTACAACACCAAGAAGATATTAGGCTCAAAAAACTAG
- a CDS encoding ZIP family metal transporter, whose protein sequence is MESAKTSKAKVLAAGIIPIVLLAAMILYLFGPGADLLNFGIPLPDISIERIEFVKSEIQVTVRNTGPIDLSIAQADVNDRIYPAAIEPDAHLSRFETALVRIPFEWNEAEPYEIGLTVNDGTRFAQSVEAAAPAMKPSIELASYFAVIGTYVGIIPVMIGLLWFPFIAKMSPAKYKFFLALTAGLLIFLGIDAIEEGFEISAERLSGAFNGQLLIATVVVGSFVGLYYTAEKLVSRVSSASKSVAIALMVAIGIGLHNLGEGLAIGAAIGLGEVALSTFLIIGFTIHNTTEGLAIAAPMARQKPMIKKLALMGFIAGAPAILGAWVGGFQYSPIMAIIFLSVGAGAIFQVVVAILKWIKQDEQGLLSAPTAAGIAVGMIIMYLTSILV, encoded by the coding sequence ATGGAATCTGCAAAGACCTCAAAGGCAAAGGTTCTGGCAGCAGGAATAATTCCGATTGTTTTGCTGGCTGCAATGATTCTGTATTTGTTTGGGCCTGGCGCTGATCTGTTAAACTTTGGTATTCCACTACCTGACATCAGTATAGAAAGAATAGAGTTTGTAAAATCCGAGATCCAAGTTACTGTGCGAAACACTGGACCAATTGATCTTTCCATTGCACAAGCAGATGTCAATGATCGAATTTATCCTGCCGCAATAGAACCAGATGCACACCTATCCCGATTTGAAACAGCTCTGGTCAGAATCCCATTTGAGTGGAATGAGGCAGAACCATATGAGATAGGACTTACTGTAAATGACGGAACACGTTTTGCACAATCAGTAGAGGCCGCAGCACCTGCAATGAAGCCAAGCATTGAGCTTGCATCATACTTTGCAGTAATTGGAACCTACGTTGGAATCATACCAGTCATGATTGGATTGTTATGGTTCCCATTCATTGCCAAGATGAGTCCTGCAAAATACAAGTTCTTTTTGGCGCTAACTGCCGGGTTATTGATATTTTTGGGAATTGATGCAATCGAGGAAGGCTTTGAAATTTCAGCTGAGCGACTCTCTGGTGCATTCAACGGACAGCTATTGATCGCAACTGTGGTGGTAGGCTCTTTTGTTGGGCTCTATTATACTGCGGAAAAACTAGTAAGCCGAGTATCATCTGCATCCAAGTCGGTTGCAATTGCATTGATGGTTGCAATTGGAATAGGCTTGCACAATCTTGGTGAGGGACTGGCAATAGGCGCGGCAATTGGCCTAGGAGAGGTAGCATTGAGCACATTTTTGATAATTGGATTTACTATCCACAACACCACAGAAGGTCTGGCAATAGCTGCTCCAATGGCTCGTCAAAAGCCAATGATAAAAAAACTAGCCCTGATGGGATTTATCGCGGGAGCGCCAGCAATTTTGGGTGCATGGGTTGGAGGATTCCAGTACTCACCAATCATGGCAATAATATTTCTCTCAGTTGGGGCAGGTGCAATATTTCAGGTAGTGGTTGCCATACTAAAATGGATAAAACAAGACGAGCAAGGATTACTATCAGCACCAACTGCGGCAGGAATTGCAGTCGGAATGATCATAATGTATCTCACCAGCATTCTAGTCTAG
- a CDS encoding 30S ribosomal protein S4, protein MGDPKYPSRVWRKPKRPLNYDFMMEDLNTLGTYGLKNKRELWKARTELSRVRHQARSLLALRQEVREQKEPVLMKSLVRIGLVKEDATLDDVLNLEINNLLDRRLQTIVQRKFTFKTPYQARQAIVHGHITIGDRVITVPSYTVNIKEESGIELSPRFKIQSSAPPVEVEVKEEAPAAES, encoded by the coding sequence ATGGGAGATCCAAAATATCCAAGTCGAGTCTGGAGAAAACCAAAGCGCCCACTCAACTATGATTTCATGATGGAGGACCTCAACACACTTGGAACTTATGGTCTAAAGAACAAACGCGAACTATGGAAGGCAAGAACTGAGCTGTCCAGAGTAAGACACCAAGCAAGATCATTATTGGCACTCAGACAAGAAGTAAGAGAACAAAAAGAACCAGTATTGATGAAGTCACTTGTAAGAATCGGCCTAGTAAAGGAAGACGCAACACTTGATGACGTTTTGAATTTAGAAATAAACAACCTGCTTGACCGCAGACTACAGACAATTGTTCAGAGAAAATTCACGTTCAAGACACCATACCAAGCACGACAAGCAATTGTCCACGGCCACATCACAATCGGAGACAGAGTAATCACAGTTCCATCATATACCGTAAATATAAAAGAGGAATCAGGCATTGAGCTATCGCCAAGATTTAAGATTCAAAGCTCAGCCCCACCAGTAGAGGTTGAAGTAAAAGAAGAAGCACCCGCTGCTGAATCATAA
- a CDS encoding peptidase encodes MNKLALLGVLGFLLVPLLGSAHAANPNLYVSAENSYYTNHFAGTMVVEVVINDPSLADTGVGKGEPDVTLNGKNIRMVQATDGKWYAYFANLDKAKIADQTIVDAGVGAAGKGLDFGEFCSKDTTAFGPSFSESDGVAIPRTGATGATNGDSGFSTCTTVPAGSTVNNVVRSPKSINTNSAISTGQIGLNANVWPIIQLYSFNNDVVIQYNAAGGTQTVTLQYDEIPNITTTLDRTNYPPSSQVFVTIKDMQLNQDPTSRDSWTFNIGSPQTVFYAAFTENGANAATGSVGLTNLISKLSSLGFDNNGKVSMSLGSVAQLQANGHQTATATDGTTTFSQIVTFVESQPNTGTFENFDFSDLSSVKILSTAPRGQSASIEYDQKSTSIVSGLSDANISVGTNQPVSGQKVAVTVNDPDQNVNSGAKDKLDVFRSSALIPSLTIGNPATLQSAGSVKIYALSTDVLTGGNSVSSSVPDKASDRLILDTRSSTGIVNQSFEKLSLSTGLSATDLQNLLIRTSAGDQGTNWVNYDLRSIQNQLGITDYSDTTISLFFGLGDATPITLVSPANMTGAQGFVQLPNAAASAIAGKSGTAFLVINFDTSNNSAAQGSVSTETDTQPIVFDLFSFGNKNNKDIVNGIYRFELQETSSNSATFTGTMEYVIANQLNQFDVNVIKILRPIDDDVKFFVNQRLIDEKGINIAYSDVAQTGLTTGVSSKSDIQTHSGSVSTASNVFRFGHPVTVILDDPDLNLKHDTIEIYSVIDDSASTNVDTVGSSSGGILLEVLIKDIRFKRCTIGGVETGGLAASGFSLIETGPNTGRFEGVFKMPSKICNKDGTKLISPAGGIVDLKYNDFRDSSGQSNTFSLSKTPSKQKLVTSSTAKLDAKSYTLPSPGKTKDVVLSGKMQNYKPGTKIKFTLQTPDGKSSDLYAVATKQGSYKTIISLKPNSPTGQYSVDIQYQKYNVGKVTFMVNKK; translated from the coding sequence TTGAACAAACTGGCATTACTTGGGGTATTAGGATTCCTACTAGTTCCGTTGCTGGGATCGGCACATGCTGCCAACCCAAATCTGTACGTATCTGCGGAAAATTCGTACTATACCAATCATTTTGCAGGCACGATGGTAGTAGAGGTGGTGATTAATGACCCAAGCCTTGCTGATACCGGCGTTGGCAAAGGAGAGCCAGACGTTACACTAAACGGCAAAAACATCCGAATGGTCCAGGCAACCGATGGTAAATGGTATGCATACTTTGCAAATCTGGACAAGGCCAAAATAGCAGACCAGACAATAGTTGATGCCGGAGTCGGTGCTGCAGGAAAAGGCCTTGACTTTGGAGAATTTTGCAGCAAAGACACAACAGCGTTTGGACCATCATTTTCGGAATCTGACGGTGTGGCAATTCCAAGGACTGGCGCTACTGGTGCAACAAATGGCGATTCGGGATTTTCCACATGCACCACAGTTCCTGCTGGATCTACTGTAAATAATGTGGTTCGAAGTCCGAAATCAATTAACACAAACTCTGCAATTTCTACAGGGCAAATAGGACTAAACGCAAATGTTTGGCCGATCATACAACTATATTCTTTCAACAACGATGTTGTGATTCAGTATAATGCGGCAGGTGGAACACAAACCGTCACCTTACAATACGATGAGATTCCAAATATCACAACAACTTTGGATAGGACAAACTATCCTCCAAGCTCCCAGGTTTTTGTTACCATCAAGGACATGCAGCTAAACCAAGACCCAACATCACGAGATTCCTGGACATTCAATATTGGCTCACCACAAACCGTCTTTTATGCAGCGTTTACTGAAAATGGCGCAAATGCGGCAACCGGAAGTGTTGGTCTTACTAATTTGATCTCAAAACTATCTAGTCTTGGGTTTGATAACAACGGTAAAGTATCAATGAGCCTTGGATCTGTTGCACAACTCCAAGCAAACGGACATCAAACGGCAACTGCAACTGATGGAACCACAACATTTAGTCAAATCGTAACATTTGTGGAATCGCAACCAAACACAGGCACATTTGAGAACTTTGACTTTTCTGATTTATCCTCTGTAAAGATTCTATCCACGGCTCCAAGAGGACAGTCTGCCAGTATAGAATATGACCAAAAATCAACATCCATTGTGTCTGGCCTAAGTGATGCAAACATCTCTGTAGGCACAAACCAGCCTGTCTCTGGGCAAAAAGTAGCAGTGACGGTAAACGATCCTGACCAAAACGTCAACTCTGGGGCAAAAGACAAGCTAGACGTCTTTAGGAGCTCAGCGCTAATTCCGTCATTAACAATAGGAAATCCGGCAACACTACAAAGTGCTGGAAGCGTCAAAATCTATGCGTTATCTACTGATGTATTGACTGGTGGCAACTCTGTTAGCTCATCCGTTCCAGACAAAGCATCTGATAGATTAATTCTGGATACAAGATCCTCCACTGGAATCGTAAATCAAAGCTTTGAGAAGCTCTCACTTAGTACAGGACTATCCGCAACAGATCTCCAAAACCTGCTGATTAGAACCAGTGCAGGTGATCAAGGAACAAACTGGGTCAACTATGATCTCAGATCCATACAAAACCAGCTTGGAATAACTGATTATTCGGATACTACGATCTCACTGTTCTTTGGATTGGGTGATGCAACACCGATAACTCTAGTCAGTCCAGCTAATATGACTGGGGCCCAAGGATTTGTGCAATTGCCAAATGCCGCAGCAAGTGCAATTGCAGGAAAATCCGGAACTGCATTTTTGGTGATCAACTTTGACACATCAAACAACTCTGCAGCACAAGGATCTGTCTCTACTGAGACCGATACTCAACCAATCGTGTTTGATCTGTTTTCATTTGGAAACAAAAACAACAAAGACATCGTTAATGGAATATATCGATTTGAGCTGCAAGAGACATCATCCAACTCTGCCACATTTACTGGTACAATGGAATATGTAATTGCAAACCAGCTAAACCAGTTTGATGTAAATGTCATCAAGATACTGCGACCAATTGATGATGATGTGAAATTCTTTGTAAACCAAAGACTAATTGATGAAAAAGGAATTAATATTGCATATTCAGATGTTGCACAGACAGGGCTGACAACCGGTGTATCATCAAAGAGCGATATCCAAACTCATTCTGGCTCTGTGTCAACCGCATCAAACGTGTTCAGATTTGGCCATCCAGTTACCGTAATACTAGATGATCCTGACCTTAATCTCAAGCACGATACCATTGAAATCTATTCTGTAATTGATGATTCTGCCTCTACAAACGTGGATACTGTTGGCAGCTCAAGCGGAGGCATCCTACTTGAGGTATTAATTAAGGACATTCGATTCAAGCGATGCACCATTGGAGGCGTGGAAACCGGAGGACTTGCGGCAAGTGGATTCTCGCTAATTGAGACAGGTCCAAACACAGGTCGATTTGAGGGCGTATTCAAGATGCCATCAAAGATTTGTAATAAGGATGGTACCAAACTCATATCGCCAGCAGGCGGAATAGTCGATCTAAAGTATAATGACTTTAGGGATTCGTCTGGCCAATCAAATACGTTTAGTCTTAGCAAAACTCCGTCAAAACAAAAGCTTGTCACCTCAAGCACTGCAAAACTTGATGCCAAGTCCTACACTTTACCATCTCCTGGAAAGACAAAGGATGTGGTACTTAGTGGTAAGATGCAAAACTACAAGCCGGGAACCAAGATCAAGTTCACACTGCAAACACCGGATGGCAAATCATCAGATCTGTACGCAGTTGCCACAAAGCAAGGCAGCTACAAAACCATAATATCACTAAAACCAAACTCTCCGACCGGCCAGTACTCTGTTGACATACAATATCAAAAGTATAATGTTGGTAAGGTAACATTTATGGTAAACAAAAAATAA
- a CDS encoding 30S ribosomal protein S13 — protein MSAQDYRHIVRIVGKDIPGDKKLSVGLTQIKGVGYNFANAIIGVLGLNPNSNIGFLTESQVESIEKTLKDPVSVNFPSWLFNRRKDVETGTTTHLITSDVAFTVRNDIEREKLVNSWRGFRHMYGLKVRGQRTRTTGRKGASVGVKKGGKVLPAGAAPAATGAEAAAPAAGAAPAAAPAKGAAPAAKPAAAPAAKPAAAPKK, from the coding sequence TTGTCAGCACAAGACTATAGACACATTGTAAGAATTGTCGGAAAGGACATTCCGGGAGACAAAAAGCTCTCAGTTGGCCTGACCCAAATCAAAGGTGTCGGTTATAATTTTGCCAATGCAATAATTGGGGTTTTAGGACTAAATCCAAACAGCAACATTGGCTTTCTCACAGAATCTCAAGTAGAATCAATCGAAAAAACACTAAAGGACCCAGTCTCCGTTAATTTCCCATCTTGGTTATTCAATAGAAGAAAGGATGTTGAGACAGGCACCACAACTCACCTTATCACATCAGATGTTGCATTTACAGTAAGAAACGACATCGAGCGAGAAAAGCTCGTAAACAGTTGGAGAGGATTCCGACACATGTATGGATTAAAAGTTAGAGGACAACGAACACGAACCACAGGCCGTAAGGGAGCATCAGTGGGTGTAAAGAAGGGAGGCAAGGTATTGCCTGCCGGAGCTGCACCAGCTGCCACAGGAGCTGAAGCAGCTGCCCCAGCCGCAGGTGCTGCACCAGCTGCAGCTCCAGCGAAAGGAGCTGCCCCAGCCGCAAAACCGGCGGCCGCACCAGCTGCAAAGCCAGCTGCGGCACCAAAGAAATAG
- a CDS encoding cation diffusion facilitator family transporter, protein MLLKRTGALKLSLVAILSAFVVELVFGVLSNSLALLTDSIHALLDSVVTLVLLLAARFAIKPPDAEHTYGHGKVESLGGLIGGIAIFLIACFFIFEAIIKIQSPTHLGVIGPLALIGAAYTICVDVFRIILLRRAISKIGGTTLKADFYHAFLDLGSTLVVIVGIVLITFGFEHGDFVAALILGALLCVLSVKLVYRTAQELTDVISPEMVNKVQNIALATEGVVETGPILMRRSGDSIFADVTVSLRADVSFDRAHEISSTVEKNIKDHIANSEITVHFEPSWKNVPNESKIYDIASGVAGVKGIHNVSQHTSNDMTFVSLHAMVDRQMSLNDAHHISEIIEEKIHHTLPEIQHITIHLEPHIAIPKDLKLQGTNDEKIIQLLKQHSEVKKIGTIVTLNFDELVKIDIDCSFDKDLSIEQVHDLTSQIEQDIRNHFKNSVITIHPEPF, encoded by the coding sequence ATTTTGCTGAAAAGAACAGGGGCGCTAAAACTATCGCTTGTCGCAATCTTGTCAGCATTTGTAGTGGAGCTTGTCTTTGGAGTATTATCGAACAGTCTTGCACTACTGACCGATAGCATTCATGCATTGCTAGATAGTGTTGTGACATTGGTTTTGTTATTGGCCGCAAGGTTTGCGATCAAACCACCAGACGCAGAGCACACCTATGGTCATGGTAAGGTAGAATCTCTCGGCGGGCTGATTGGTGGAATTGCCATTTTTCTTATTGCCTGTTTTTTTATTTTTGAGGCAATCATCAAGATTCAAAGTCCAACACATCTCGGAGTGATCGGGCCATTAGCACTGATTGGTGCTGCATATACGATATGCGTTGATGTGTTTAGGATAATTTTGCTAAGGCGCGCAATATCAAAGATTGGTGGAACCACGCTAAAGGCGGACTTTTACCATGCGTTTTTGGACTTGGGCTCCACACTTGTTGTAATAGTTGGAATTGTATTGATCACATTTGGCTTTGAGCATGGCGACTTTGTTGCAGCACTGATTCTTGGTGCATTGCTTTGTGTACTTAGTGTCAAGCTAGTATATCGAACTGCCCAAGAGCTCACAGACGTGATATCGCCAGAGATGGTAAACAAGGTCCAAAATATTGCACTAGCAACGGAAGGAGTCGTAGAGACCGGCCCTATTCTTATGAGAAGATCAGGTGACTCGATATTTGCGGATGTAACTGTGTCACTACGGGCAGATGTCAGTTTTGATAGGGCGCATGAGATATCAAGTACAGTTGAGAAAAACATCAAAGACCACATTGCCAACTCGGAGATTACAGTCCACTTTGAGCCTAGCTGGAAAAACGTCCCAAACGAATCCAAGATTTACGACATTGCGTCCGGCGTTGCAGGCGTCAAGGGCATACACAATGTTAGTCAACACACCTCAAATGACATGACGTTTGTGAGCCTTCACGCAATGGTGGATAGGCAGATGAGCCTGAATGACGCACACCACATCTCAGAGATAATTGAGGAAAAGATTCATCATACTCTGCCGGAAATTCAGCATATCACCATACATTTGGAACCACACATTGCAATACCAAAAGATCTCAAACTACAGGGCACAAATGATGAGAAGATAATTCAGCTCCTAAAACAGCATTCTGAAGTAAAAAAAATTGGTACCATAGTTACTTTGAACTTTGATGAGCTGGTAAAAATCGACATTGATTGTTCTTTTGATAAAGACCTATCAATAGAGCAGGTCCACGATCTTACATCTCAAATAGAACAAGACATTAGGAATCATTTCAAGAACTCAGTAATAACAATACATCCAGAGCCATTCTAG
- a CDS encoding multicopper oxidase domain-containing protein: MQINANQEKTFLTHSGAVIKTTGQVLDPIYTAQTVEIDPDKYLREFNYGRTSNIDGKTVREYTIIANDDKVMEISPGVFYNVWTFNGTVPGPTIRATEGDWVKVKFVNQGSKQHTIHFHGFHAAEMDGVFEPVGGNGGQFTYEFEAGPVGVHPYHCHVMPLEEHISHGLYGVYIVDPKEPRPQADEMVMVLNGFDTDFDTENNFYAANTIPFYYQHHPIQIKTGELVRLYVVNMLEFDQINNFHLHGNLYHYYPTGTYDMPSAFTDMMTFSQGERGIMEFTYDMPGKFMFHAHKTEFAEKGWTGLFLVKDEVAQ, translated from the coding sequence ATGCAAATTAATGCAAACCAAGAAAAAACATTTCTGACTCATTCTGGAGCTGTAATCAAAACAACCGGACAGGTACTGGATCCTATCTATACTGCGCAAACAGTTGAAATTGATCCAGACAAGTATCTTCGGGAATTCAATTATGGCAGAACATCCAACATTGATGGCAAGACCGTACGTGAATACACCATAATCGCCAACGATGACAAAGTAATGGAGATATCGCCAGGCGTTTTCTATAATGTTTGGACCTTTAATGGAACCGTGCCAGGACCAACCATTCGCGCAACAGAAGGGGACTGGGTCAAAGTAAAATTCGTCAATCAAGGCTCAAAGCAGCACACAATACATTTCCATGGATTTCATGCAGCTGAAATGGACGGAGTATTTGAGCCGGTAGGCGGAAACGGTGGACAGTTTACCTACGAGTTTGAGGCAGGCCCAGTCGGCGTTCATCCGTATCACTGTCATGTGATGCCACTAGAGGAGCATATCTCTCATGGATTGTATGGCGTGTATATCGTTGATCCAAAAGAGCCAAGACCACAAGCGGACGAAATGGTGATGGTCCTAAATGGATTTGATACTGACTTTGATACTGAGAACAATTTCTATGCTGCAAACACAATTCCGTTTTACTATCAGCACCATCCAATTCAGATCAAGACTGGTGAGCTGGTAAGACTGTATGTCGTTAACATGTTGGAATTTGATCAGATTAACAATTTTCACCTTCATGGAAATCTGTATCATTATTACCCAACAGGCACGTATGATATGCCTAGCGCATTTACCGACATGATGACGTTTTCGCAAGGCGAGCGTGGAATAATGGAGTTTACCTATGATATGCCTGGCAAGTTCATGTTCCACGCTCACAAGACCGAGTTTGCTGAAAAGGGCTGGACTGGACTGTTCCTAGTCAAAGACGAGGTAGCGCAATAA